The sequence AGGAGGAGGTGGAATTGGCTGTGAGATCAGTGTCTGCATGTGGTGATGACTTTCTCACTGCAATTAAATTTGATGAGTTTTATATAATCCTATTTGTAGAAAAGGAAGAGGAAGTGGATAATGTGAAGGTTGAGAAGGTAATTAGTGAGGCATTTGATGTGTTTGATCAAAATGGAGATGAGTTTATCAGTGCAATGGAGTTGGCTGATGTTCTCTCCAGATTGGGTTTTGTGGAGGGGAAAGATATGAGTTGCTGCGAGAGCATGATTGAGAATGTAGATTGTAATGGAGATGGGTTTGTGGATGTTCGTGAGTTTCGGCATTTAATCACCAGAACTTCTTCGAGAGCTTATCCTTGTATCCAATGTGTTGCTGCAGTATAATGGTACAGAATATTTTATGGCTAGCATAAATATTGTGAAGAGTTACCAATCCTCTGTCTTTTAGTGCAATCATGCAATGAAATTCTTCTCTGCTAATATAAGTTCAGTTTTCCATTGCATGTGGGGGGTAATTCTGTAATTCAGTAATGAAACAACTATGTTTCTCTAATTCTGATATATCACTTCCTATGTTTTTTCTGTCTAATTTAGTAAGAGAGAAAGCAAGTTTGTGGGATTGTTTGAAATTTCTACCTCTTTTGAGCTAATATAATTTTGAGTTGAGAATCTTCTTCCATTATTAAGTTTTGGAGTGGACTCAATTTGATATTTcgaataataatataaatatttaatttttaaatataaataaaaaagtattttttttattaattatttagtcatttaattgaataatatttGAATAGAAAATGTTAAGAAACCTCGAATTTGACACAGTAAGCATAAGTAAATAAAGCTTATTATTTAGGTGGGATGGCTAAAATGAATTGAATATTAGTGTAAAAATGTAGAACAGAACATTATGAAGAGTTGCATAAAAAGGATGTAGTTTAGTATGGAGAAACATGTATTGCAATTAGCAATTTTGGTCTAAATGACATTCTTAGCTTTGACTTGTTTAGGTGGCTCATCTGAAATCACAGAGTCCTTTTCAGTAGAGCCTACCTATTAGTGTGATTTCAGATGAAGCACCTAAATAAATTGAAGCTTAGAGTGTGCTGTTTAAGCTTTCTCTTAATCAACACGATCAGAATTTTAATGAAGATGTGACATACATATTAAAAAATTTACTCAAGATAATGCCTAGAATAAAAATGCACGAAAAGAAACATATACTAGAAAGCATATATAAGTTTGGCATTGGCATTACCAGTTTGATGTTAGCATGGTGTGTATCACTAACCAGCAAAACATCAAAATAAGAGCTCATAAAATGTAAGTGGTGTGAAATTCAATTAATTGATATTTAAAGTCAATGAGTAGGTATGACAAGCAACATGACCAAATAAAAACCTGTGCTTGTTCATGCCTGTGGTTGTCTTTATTTGGTCCCACACCTCTAAGTTGATCTTGGTGATGACAACAAATTACTTCTTATAGTCTGTTTGTCATAGAGAAAATACTAATGTGATTACATGCCTTTCCACAGATTACTGGAATCGTTGACCTACAATGAACACTTATTGACAGAATTTGTACCACCAAGAACATCCACTTACATTAGCCAACATGATTTGCACTATCCGAAAATGACTGTAAGGGAAACACTGGATTTCTCTGGCCAATGTCAAGGTGTCGGATCAAGATATGGTGAGTTCTTGTGCATGCATTGTTTTCTCAATTTTGTGACCATACTGATATTTCTGTTGATCACAGACCTACTGCAAGAACTTTCGCATCGTGAGAAACGAACAAGCATCAAACCGGATCCAGATGTAGACTTCTTTATCAAGGTAGCTACTTCTCCCAAAGGGGGTTTTAAATTAGGAGTTCCTCAAATGCAATTGATTTGATAGTAAACAGATAGTTCATGTACTAATGTGATAGTGATAGTAAtaataaatgatgtattttgtaaaaaaaaaatttaaaaattgaatttttcaCCTATACAGATCAATAGACTagagaaaattgatattttatagtcatataaaataaaaatcaaatttaaacaacAGAACTTTTTATGAAAAATTTTAATTCTTTCCATTCATtggttaaattaattgaaaaaaaatcatGAATGACTTTCGAACGACACTCTAGTGTCAAAATCGTgttcttttcaaatttcaaattcaaagaaTTTCCCATGCACACTGCCTTTTTTAATGGTCCAACCTAACACATGTCTAACATAAACATTTAAGTGATGCTCAGACATACAAACCGAAAAAGCAGTGCATATTTAgaggaagagcaccagtagttagcatgtatgaatagttgtgagggttgttgatactttttgctccaatattagtacaaataaaaactattgtttgaaacataaattatcaatttttgtgtgtttacatattaataattacaatacATTGTACCAagagttgtgactttaaagttgttattgctatgaaatgtaccattagttgtaaaaaacaaccaatcatgtgatgccacatcagctgcacaagtataggGGCCTCTTTTGCACGACTATTGGTTTCACTTTTTGGGGGgtcttttggacaccttggcaaaaagcatgctgatgtggcaccatacttgatgatgtggccctgaaaccttagttataagcaggggacttgccaagtaagctgctgtaaaaaattgggagtgatttgagatttccatgtaagattttgagaagcgcgaaatTAGGATGCACAACTACTGAATCCTCTCCCCTAGATTAATTTTCTATCTAGAACCAAGGTGCGATGAGAAAGTATACTGTTTCAAATTTGTTGCTTACAAATGAACTGGAAAAGAGCATTACCAACAGAGAAATAATAAATATACCTCCTTCGCAGTTCACGATTTTAGAATTACATCCCCATAAAGCATGTATAGACAATTTCAAAGAATGTGCCTACATTGCATTTCATAGATCAAAAGCAGCCAATAAGCCAAATGAAACTTATACTCGTTACGGTGGGGTCCCATTGAGAAAGATATTGCACAGGTTGTCCCATGAAACCTTTCGAATACCGAATCTGTAAAATTTTGATATTTCTCCTGAATGTGTAGTGGCATTCTTAACAGAGGAAGGCTTTGGGCTGCTACTTGCGACCATGGGCTCGAAATTTGCACCTGTTCAAACACAGTGGGGTACTTGGGGTACTTTTTTATCAATTGCCGCATGTATTTTGTGTAAGTCTTCATTAAAAGATGCTGAAAAAATCAAGtgacaaatctttgttgcagaaccATAATACGTTTAAAAATAACATGTAGCCTGTAGGCATGGTAACAGAATTATCTACAATGAACCTTTTCATTGTACTTCGCTCCAAAATCTTCTGAGCTAAAACGACAGATAATTTTGCAGAACCCAAGTTTGCAACTCTTAGAGTGACGTACAATAGTGTTTTCACAAATTGGTGCGACCACTGAAAGTGCCATCAGATGATAGTAAGACCTCTTTATATCTCCAACATACAAATTCATGCAAAATGGCACCCATCAGAAACTTTAATGTACATGCTCAACATTGTTAATATTGCTGGAAAAATCATCTTTCAATATCCCACTCTCTTATGAAAAATACTCTTAATCACCAATAATCCCCACAAGAACATGTGTCTTCCCTGAAATGATGAAAGCGAATAGCATCTCTTACAACAATTTCCCTTCCAGTGATACTAGATATAAGCTTGATCGCAGTATGGCAGTCACCACATACACGAAGATTCTTAAAGATGCGGATAGGCGTCCCAGGGGGTGTGCGAATAAGGCCAAAAGCAACAGCTAATTTTTCACTATGATACAAAAGGAGGTGTTCCTTGTATTCGTCCTCCACATCATG is a genomic window of Cryptomeria japonica chromosome 7, Sugi_1.0, whole genome shotgun sequence containing:
- the LOC131059944 gene encoding calmodulin-like protein 6; its protein translation is MGVGIMVLSSVQRRALILMKFLVSLSHNEHTDVDHGIAEDEKCKKPIARAKQIFREESSNGSSPCFESKDFDSAKISGEDGKDEEKEVECLASMFRALGEDGDGKVSSDEIVRFLERLSLEMPKEEVELAVRSVSACGDDFLTAIKFDEFYIILFVEKEEEVDNVKVEKVISEAFDVFDQNGDEFISAMELADVLSRLGFVEGKDMSCCESMIENVDCNGDGFVDVREFRHLITRTSSRAYPCIQCVAAV